In Fusarium oxysporum f. sp. lycopersici 4287 chromosome 4, whole genome shotgun sequence, a genomic segment contains:
- a CDS encoding coatomer protein complex, subunit alpha (xenin): MQSSPGMLTKFESKSSRAKGIAFHPKRPWILVSLHSSTIQLWDYRMGTLIDRFEEHDGPVRGVDFHKTQPLFVSGGDDYKIKVWSYQTRRCLFTLNGHLDYVRTVFFHHELPWILSASDDQTIRIWNWQNRSLICTMTGHNHYAMCAQFHPKEDLVVSASLDQSVRVWDISGLRKKHSAPTSMSFEDQMARANQNQTDMFGNTDAVVKFVLEGHDRGVNWVAFHPTMPLIVSAGDDRLVKLWRMSETKAWEVDTCRGHFQNASGCLFHPHQDLILSAGEDKTIRVWDLNKRTAVQSFKRENDRFWVIAAHPEINLFAAGHDNGVMVFKLERERPASAVHQNLLFYVTKEKHVKSYDFQKNIESPTLLSLKKLGSAWVAPRTLSFNPAERSILVTSPADGGSYELVNLPKDGSGAIEPAESKRGSGSSAIFVARNRFAVLNTANQTIDIKDLSNNTTRSFKPPTGTTDIYFGGTGNLLIIAPTSVHLYDIQQKKSTAELAVNGVKYVVWSNDGLYAALLSKHNVTIVSKTLEQVSTLHETIRIKSATWDDAGVLLYSTLNHVKYTLLNGDNGIVRTLDQTVYLVKVKGRNVYCLDRAAKPRILQVDPTEYRFKLALVKRNYEEMLHIIRNSSLVGQSIISYLQKKGYPEIALQFVQDPTTRFDLAVECGNLDVAVEMAKELDKPKFWTRLSTEALAHGNHKVVEMCYQKLKQFDKLSFLYLATGNQSRLARMAKIAEHRGDFTSRFQNALYLGEVEDRIQMFKEIDLYPLAYMTAKSHGLEEECQSILEATGLTEEDLTLPTLGEPLSVREPVVHTFESSWPTKATSQSFFEKALLGQVEGLSLEDEPAAANTGFEDAMEDDSAAKRNGALIDDDDEDAAGWDMGDDDVPEADSDFVNVESVDAGGAASSEADMWARNSPLAVDHVAGGSFETAMQLLNRQVGAVDFAPLKSRFLEIYSASKTFLPASEGLPPLINYVRRTLDETDPRKVLPIIPRDLEHLASNDLQAGYDSMKANKLEAGIGIFKGILHSILVNAVSSEDEVAEAKKLITSASEYAVAMSIELSRRQLGAPDIVAKDAEKLQRSLELSAYFTIPKIEVPHRQLALLSAMQLAIRNKNYNSALSFANRIIANGGATKIVENAKKTKAQCERNPNDAIEIEFDQFAEFDVCAASHTPIYSGTAYEECAFDGSKYHTKYKGTVCRVCEVCEIGKHGSGLKLFA; encoded by the exons ATGCAGTCCTCCCCGGGAATGTTGACCAAG TTCGAGTCTAAGTCCTCGCGAGCTAAAGGCATTGCCTTCCATCCTAAGAG ACCATGGATCCTGGTGTCGCTACACTCTTCTACCATTCAGCTCTGGGATTACCGAATGGGAACTCTAATTGACCGTTTCGAGGAACACGATGGTCCTGTCCGTGGTGTCGACTTTCACAAGACACAGCCGCTTTTCGTCTCAGGCGGTGACGACTATAAGATCAAAGTCTGGTCTTACCAGACTCGAAGATGCCTCTTCACCCTTAACGGCCATCTCGACTACGTCCGAACCGTCTTCTTCCATCACGAGCTTCCCTGGATTCTGTCAGCATCCGATGACCAGACCATCCGGATATGGAACTGGCAGAACCGCTCCTTGA TTTGCACCATGACTGGTCACAACCACTATGCCATGTGCGCCCAATTCCACCCCAAGGAAGACCTAGTTGTCTCTGCGTCGCTCGATCAGTCCGTTCGTGTTTGGGACATTTCCGGTCTCCGAAAGAAGCACTCCGCCCCTACCTCGATGTCCTTCGAAGATCAAATGGCGCGTGCCAACCAGAACCAGACCGATATGTTTGGAAACACTGATGCTGTCGTCAAGTTCGTTCTCGAGGGTCACGACCGTGGCGTCAACTGGGTCGCTTTCCATCCCACCATGCCCCTCATTGTTAGCGCTGGCGATGATCGCTTAGTGAAGCTGTGGCGCATGAGCGAGACCAAAGCTTGGGAAGTCGATACGTGCCGAGGACACTTCCAGAATGCGTCCGGATGTCTGTTCCACCCTCATCAGGACTTGATCCTATCTGCTGGAGAGGATAAGACCATCCGTGTATGGGACCTGAACAAGCGAACCGCTGTTCAGTCTTTTAAGCGAGAAAATGATCGCTTCTGGGTCATTGCGGCGCATCCCGAGATCAACTTGTTTGCTGCTGGTCACGATAATGGTGTGATGGTATTCAAGTTGGAGCGAGAGCGCCCTGCCTCAGCCGTTCACCAGAACCTACTCTTCTACGTCACTAAGGAGAAGCACGTCAAGTCTTATGACTTCCAGAAGAACATCGAGAGCCCTACGCTCCTGtcgctcaagaagcttggcagCGCCTGGGTAGCACCCCGGACATTGTCCTTCAATCCCGCAGAACGATCCATTCTCGTTACCTCACCTGCTGACGGCGGATCTTATGAGCTGGTTAACCTTCCCAAGGATGGCTCTGGCGCCATCGAGCCTGCTGAGTCTAAGCGTGGTTCTGGAAGCTCTGCCATTTTCGTTGCCCGTAACCGATTTGCCGTTCTCAACACCGCCAACCAGACCATTGATATCAAGGATCTTTCCAACAACACTACCCGATCCTTCAAGCCCCCCACTGGAACTACTGATATCTACTTTGGAGGTACAGGCAACCTTTTAATCATTGCTCCTACTTCCGTCCACCTCTACGACAtccagcagaagaagagtaCTGCTGAGCTCGCTGTCAATGGTGTCAAGTATGTTGTTTGGTCTAACGATGGTCTCTACGCTGCTCTTCTAAGCAAGCACAACGTCACAATTGTGTCCAAGACCCTCGAGCAGGTCAGTACTCTTCATGAGACTATTCGTATCAAAAGTGCCACTTGGGATGATGCTGGCGTTCTGCTCTACTCGACCCTTAACCATGTAAAGTATACTCTACTTAATGGTGATAACGGTATCGTCCGAACCCTCGACCAGACTGTGTACctggtcaaggtcaagggtcGTAACGTCTACTGCCTCGACAGAGCCGCCAAGCCCCGTATTCTTCAGGTTGATCCCACGGAATACCGGTTCAAGTTGGCCCTTGTCAAACGCAACTACGAGGAAATGCTTCACATCATCCGAAACTCCAGTCTCGTTGGTCAATCGATTATCTCATATCTTCAAAAGAAGGGTTACCCTGAAATTGCCCTCCAATTCGTTCAGGACCCCACCACTCGATTTGACCTGGCTGTCGAATGCGGCAACCTggatgttgctgttgagatGGCCAAGGAACTTGACAAGCCCAAGTTCTGGACCCGTTTGAGCACAGAAGCATTGGCACATGGTAACCATAAGGTTGTTGAGATGTGCTACCAAAAGCTCAAGCAGTTTGATAAGCTCTCCTTTCTATATCTCGCTACTGGTAACCAATCTAGGCTTGCTCGTATGGCTAAGATTGCCGAGCACCGTGGTGATTTCACCTCGCGCTTCCAGAACGCACTTTACcttggagaggttgaggacCGTATCCAAATGTTCAAGGAGATTGATCTTT ACCCCCTTGCCTACATGACTGCCAAGTCTCATGGTCTGGAGGAGGAATGCCAGTCCATCCTGGAGGCCACTGGTTTGACTGAAGAGGACCTCACCTTGCCAACCCTTGGAGAGCCCTTGTCTGTCCGTGAGCCTGTTGTGCATACTTTCGAGTCTTCTTGGCCCACCAAGGCTACCTCACAGTCCTTCTTTGAGAAGGCCCTGCTTGGCCAGGTTGAAGGTCTTTCCCTGGAGGATGAGCCTGCTGCCGCCAATACAGGCTTTGAGGACGCTATGGAAGATGACTCGGCTGCTAAGCGTAACGGCGCATTgatcgatgatgacgatgaagatgctgccgGCTGGGATATGGGAGACGATGACGTTCCCGAGGCTGACAGTGACTTTGTTAATGTTGAGAGCGTCGACGCTGGCGGTGCTGCCAGCAGCGAGGCAGATATGTGGGCACGAAACTCACCACTGGCCGTTGATCACGTTGCTGGCGGATCTTTCGAGACTGCTATGCAACTTCTCAACCGACAGGTTGGAGCTGTCGACTTCGCCCCTCTCAAGTCTCGATTCCTGGAAATCTACTCAGCATCCAAGACTTTCCTTCCCGCTTCTGAGGGCCTGCCGCCTTTGATCAACTATGTCCGCAGAACTCTCGATGAGACAGATCCCCGAAAGGTCCTGCCGATTATCCCCCGAGATCTCGAACACCTTGCTTCCAACGACCTGCAAGCGGGCTATGACTCGATGAAGGCTAACAAGCTCGAGGCTGGTATCGGCATTTTCAAGGGTATCCTTCACTCCATCCTTGTCAATGCCGTGTCAAGTGAGGACGAGGTCGCTGAGGCGAAGAAACTTATTACCTCGGCCAGTGAGTATGCTGTCGCCATGAGCATTGAGCTTTCCAGGAGACAATTGGGTGCTCCTGATATCGTGGCTAAGGACGCGGAGAAGCTCCAGAGGAGTTTGGAGCTGTCAGCGTACTTCACTATCCCTAAGATCGAGGTTCCTCACAGACAGCTCGCTCTGCTCAGTGCTATGCAGCTGGCTATTCGCAACAAGAACTACAACTCTGCTTTGAGTTTTGCTAACCGCATCATCGCCAATGGCGGTGCTACCAAGATTGTAGAAAAC gccaagaagaccaaggctCAGTGCGAGCGCAATCCCAACGATGCTATTGAAATTGAGTTCGACCAGTTCGCCGAGTTTGATGTGTGCGCAGCCAGCCATACCCCTATCTACAGCGGTACTGCATATGAGGAGTGTGCCTTCGATGGCTCCAAGTATCACACCAAGTACAAGGGCACTGTCTGCAGAGTGTGTGAAGTATGTGAGATTGGCAAGCATGGAAGCGGTTTGAAGCTGTTCGCCTAG
- a CDS encoding 26S proteasome regulatory subunit N12, protein MAERNLAQIISQLKHSPSMSYTDANALLSKAKLALLKLNALTPAPSTPTHLLPLARETYEQGALFAIRARNPEAFTRYVQQLQPFYELPAAVLPPNLAERNKVTGLSLLLLLTQGRYAEFHTELESLENREGGGVDVESDRYLGYPIRLERWLMEGSYDRVWKAMKSSEVPCDEYSVFSEILKNQIRSEIASSSERAYPSLPISSTKSLLFLDSEGDVISFAHHRGWIVRDGNIYFPDTAEGEDGDQNKEMSQMVIENALGYARELETIV, encoded by the exons ATGGCCGAACGCAATCTCGCCCAGATTATCTCCCAGCTCAAGCACTCCCCCTCTATGAGCTATACCGATGCCAACGCCCTCCTCTCAAAGGCTAAACTCGctctcctcaagctcaacgCCCTTACACCCGCTCCCTCAACCCCGACGCATCTTCTGCCTCTCGCCCGCGAGACCTACGAACAGGGTGCCCTATTCGCCATCCGCGCCCGCAACCCCGAAGCTTTCACCCGCTACGTCCAGCAGCTTCAGCCCTTCTACGAGCTTCCCGCTGCTGTTCTCCCTCCCAACTTGGCCGAGCGCAACAAGGTCACTGGCCTGAGCTTGCTTCTGCTCTTGACACAGGGTCGATATGCTGAGTTCCACACTGAGCTTGAGAGCTTGGAGAACCGAGAGGGTGGTGGCGTTGACGTTGAGAGCGACCGATACCTTGGCTATCCTATTCGTCTAGAGAGATGGTTGATGGAAGGATCCTATGACCGGGTATGGAAGGCCATGAAGAGCAGCGAGGTGCCCTGCGATGAGTATAGCGTATTCTCAGAA atcctcaagaaccagaTCCGCTCCGAGATTGCTTCCAGCAGCGAGCGCGCATACCCCAGCCTTCCTATCAGCTCCACAAAGtcccttctcttcttggACTCAGAGGGCGATGTTATCTCTTTCGCTCACCACCGTGGCTGGATCGTCCGTGATGGTAACATCTACTTCCCTGATACTGCTGAAGGCGAGGATGGCGACCAAAACAAGGAGATGAGTCAGATGGTGATAGAAAACGCCCTGGGCTACGCACGTGAGCTTGAGACGATCGTGTAA
- a CDS encoding hypothetical protein (At least one base has a quality score < 10) produces the protein MRIAASLGVLVATSLLGHTAAQATDYGNPNGSPVGSSPGGSSNIIPGNTDGSAPAPALPTVALTVSPLMDLVVSLVVFRETFLVALLSISLVLVQLSFLAAFLPMHLRTSLAHPVLPTLVSLTSPPVLSAPQRLDDATVYPTDTQDGQDFPWPDDSDSDGSEFLSALPTKPADFTSLMPASSVPPFTTLTLDIWGPDGSPSSSGTGSDDGTGSGDSSNPEDGNSVGGANDPSDDSASSNSGSNSGSDSGVSNSSGPDGENSSQNGLDSQSFSQTPGSNGAPGYSDGASGDDTSVGFSGDSGANTAAPTPFPTPGSPSNGGVPGSQPQFPSAVPPQEASGSLPVTTQAGPQGQGENSPWFTNVPGGTDAGQPTPSFITITGQDGLPTIVSSGSNAGPGQEQPSATPGFTQSGNNPGFPGGVPTGFPLPPAVSAGIPGSQGPSNSQAGSLPGSEPEGGITTCATFTITGTDGLPTVIDSTWVVPSSTPSFEDSSQLPVTGVPQASLSGIPIDVGSIPTGPISAPGMPQDGPGGSGSSTCTSYTTIGTDGLPTVVHSTWAVPVTGSDSDSGHSSGSRGSDSPGGFLTISGLSTFGPDDIPGSLSTTSNLGGAIPIIPSTSYTIIGTDGLPTVVGTTLAIPGPTNTDPSISIGTEGPSWASDSLPNGATSTITMQTTRAPELHSSGPSDASGSDDGSEGITTCTSYTIIGPDGLPTIVDSTWVIPGSANPQSESPGNPSFVSDSLTSGLPTGNPGPVTSFPNLPSDGNDVGVPGFTTCITYTVIGTDGLPTAVDSTFVVPTGTATPAEGTSLTDGQADSSLGSPEAFTTITTTVVLGPDGKPTPTEQTIVFSDSSALGISADVPQGTSSGITPPSNSEPILTTGGLGPLSTSIPTLNGYNDGMPEESTSVIPTDASADAQGTSASGTTTGTFTWTVTSVVDTSNGPMFSDGAEQPPFTSKPSGDGSSDQLPQTAYGPVASENTLWPLSAGTATLQTTTWTNVIEDETTSYTIDYPLTTLATVAVHRKRFFRRQGMSWSNSTASDSSVTSPTATETSSKASSPSICATGRSIGNTTIDFDNSKPGPLFNPVENIWFSGGFLIAPPSSRQSQPYIPTSGGQLVEFVPPALSNTTSTISGDVAQIGVGPHAASPCFRFDLFGASLGCDASGDEEWCEFEISAYRWNETSSTEESIAWSETKQVPACPTFSEGGYELTRVDLVGYTDLSSVLITVRVSQNLRVWWGDDFRVGWTDNSCIAASCRTNVPSQFVKRETVLSALRQGVYQWTPHELKRLEDSLV, from the exons ATGCGTATCGCCGCGTCTCTCGGGGTCCTTGTGGCCACCAGTCTCTTGGGTCATACTGCCGCTCAGGCAACTGACTACGG AAACCCCAACGGGAGCCCAGTTGGTAGCTCGCCTGGTGGTTCTAGCAACATCATTCCTGGCAACACCGACGGGTCTG CGCCGGCCCCGGCTCTACCGACGGTGGCTCTGACGGTCTCCCCCCTAATGGACCTAGTGGTGTCCCTGGTGGTGTTCCGGGAAACCTTCCTGGTAGCTCTTCTCTCAATATCCCTGGTGCTGGTTCAGTTATCGTTCCTGGCAGCTTTCCTACCAATGCACCTCAGAACATCCCTGGCTCACCCGGTTCTCCCAACGCTGGTGTCTCTGACCTCCCCACCTGTTCTCTCCGCTCCACAAAGACTCGATGATGCCACTGTCTACCCAACAGACACTCAGGACGGACAAGATTTCCCCTGGCCTGACGATTCGGATTCTGATGGCTCAGAATTCCTATCAGCCCTCCCTACCAAGCCTGCAGATTTCACTTCTCTGATGCCTGCATCTTCTGTTCCTCCTTTCACCACGCTGACCCTCGACATTTGGGGTCCCGATGGTAGCCCTTCAAGCTCTGGTACAGGGTCAGACGATGGTACAGGATCTGGTGATAGTAGCAACCCCGAAGATGGTAACAGCGTCGGTGGTGCCAACGATCCTAGTGATGATTCCGCCAGCTCAAACTCCGGCTCCAACTCTGGGTCTGACTCGGGTGTTAGCAACAGTTCTGGGCCAGATGGTGAGAATAGCTCTCAGAACGGGCTCGATTCCCAATCCTTCTCCCAGACCCCCGGTTCCAATGGTGCACCTGGATATTCTGATGGTGCTTCTGGCGATGACACCTCTGTGGGTTTCTCTGGAGATTCTGGTGCCAACACAGCTGCCCCCACCCCTTTCCCGACACCTGGCTCCCCAAGCAATGGTGGTGTACCAGGCAGTCAGCCCCAATTCCCTTCCGCTGTGCCTCCCCAAGAGGCGAGCGGCAGTCTCCCCGTCACCACTCAAGCTGgtcctcaaggtcaaggcgaGAACTCCCCATGGTTCACCAACGTCCCAGGTGGAACTGATGCCGGCCAACCTACCCCCTCTTTCATCACTATCACTGGTCAAGACGGACTACCCACTATTGTCAGCAGCGGAAGCAATGCTGGCCCCGGCCAAGAACAGCCTTCAGCTACTCCAGGTTTCACCCAGAGTGGCAACAACCCAGGCTTCCCAGGTGGAGTTCCTACAGGATTTCCACTCCCCCCTGCCGTATCTGCTGGTATCCCTGGCTCACAGGGTCCTTCCAACTCCCAGGCTGGATCTCTTCCTGGCAGCGAACCTGAGGGGGGAATCACTACTTGTGCAACATTCACCATCACTGGCACTGACGGCCTTCCTACAGTGATTGACTCAACGTGGGTTGTCCCTTCCAGCACACCTTCCTTTGAGGACTCCTCACAACTTCCTGTAACTGGCGTTCCCCAGGCCTCACTTTCTGGCATTCCAATTGATGTTGGTAGCATTCCCACTGGTCCAATTTCTGCACCAGGTATGCCTCAGGATGGGCCTGGAGGCTCTGGCTCATCAACATGCACAAGCTACACCACCATTGGCACTGATGGGCTTCCCACGGTGGTCCACTCCACTTGGGCCGTTCCTGTAACTGGATCTGACTCTGACTCTGGACATTCCTCTGGCTCTCGTGGCTCAGACTCTCCAGgaggcttcttgaccatttcTGGTCTATCAACCTTCGGCCCTGATGATATTCCAGGGTCCCTTTCTACAACATCCAACTTGGGCGGCGCTATCCCTATCATCCCTTCCACAAGTTACACTATCATTGGTACCGATGGTCTTCCTACAGTTGTGGGAACCACATTGGCCATTCCTGGACCGACAAACACTGACCCCAGTATCAGCATTGGCACCGAAGGGCCATCGTGGGCTTCGGATTCTCTACCCAACGGTGCCACATCTACCATAACCATGCAAACCACTAGAGCTCCTGAACTACACTCTTCTGGCCCGTCTGATGCCTCTGGATCAGATGATGGAAGCGAAGGCATTACCACTTGTACCAGCTACACTATCATTGGACCCGATGGTCTCCCAACTATTGTCGATTCGACCTGGGTTATCCCCGGATCTGCCAACCCTCAATCCGAATCACCTGGCAATCCTTCTTTTGTCTCCGACTCACTCACGTCTGGCCTACCCACTGGGAATCCTGGTCCAGTGACATCCTTCCCAAATCTCCCTTCCGATGGCAATGATGTTGGCGTGCCTGGCTTCACCACCTGCATTACCTACACAGTCATTGGAACAGATGGCCTTCCAACGGCCGTTGATTCGACATTTGTCGTTCCCACTGGTACTGCAACTCCTGCTGAAGGAACAAGCCTTACTGATGGCCAAGCTGATTCATCTCTTGGTTCTCCTGAAGCATTCACCACTATCACAACTACTGTCGTACTTGGCCCTGATGGAAAGCCGACACCAACTGAGCAGACCATAGTCTTCAGTGACTCTTCTGCGCTCGGCATTTCTGCTGATGTTCCCCAAGGAACTTCTTCTGGCATTACACCCCCATCTAACTCTGAGCCTATCCTCACTACAGGAGGCCTGGGCCCTCTTTCTACCAGTATCCCAACTCTCAACGGCTACAATGACGGAATGCCTGAAGAGTCCACGTCGGTTATACCCACCGATGCTAGCGCCGATGCGCAGGGTACTTCTGCTTCCGGTACAACCACTGGAACTTTCACTTGGACTGTTACTTCTGTTGTCGACACTTCAAATGGTCCCATGTTTTCAGATGGTGCAGAGCAGCCTCCCTTTACCAGTAAACCATCAGGTGACGGTTCTTCTGATCAGCTTCCCCAGACTGCGTATGGACCTGTTGCAAGCGAGAACACTCTCTGGCCTCTTTCTGCAGGCACAGCCACTCTACAGACCACTACCTGGACCAATGTCATCGAGGATGAGACCACTTCTTACACAATCGACTATCCTCTCACCACTCTTGCCACCGTCGCCGTTCACCGAAAGCGGTTCTTTCGCCGCCAAGGCATGTCTTGGTCTAACTCTACTGCCTCTGACTCCAGTGTGACTTCTCCTACGGCCACAGAAACGTCTTCCAAGGCCAGTTCTCCTTCCATCTGTGCAACAGGAAGAAGCATTGGAAATACCACCATTGAT TTCGATAACTCCAAGCCCGGGCCTCTCTTCAACCCCGTTGAGAACATCTGGTTTTCAGGAGGTTTCCTTATCGCACCCCCTTCCTCTAGGCAATCTCAACCATACATCCCTACTTCTGGTGGTCAGCTGGTGGAGTTTGTTCCCCCAGCACTCTCCAACACAACATCTACGATCTCGGGAGACGTCGCCCAGATTGGCGTAGGCCCCCACGCCGCCAGTCCTTGCTTCCGATTCGACCTCTTTGGAGCCAGCCTTGGATGTGATGCAAGTGGAGACGAGGAGTGGTGCGAGTTTGAGATCTCAGCCTACCGGTGGAATGAAACTTCGTCTACCGAAGAGTCCATCGCTTGGTCGGAAACCAAGCAAGTACCGGCTTGTCCAACATTTTCCGAGGGCGGCTACGAGCTGACCCGCGTTGACCTGGTTGGCTATACAGACCTCTCCTCGGTTCTGATCACCGTGCGTGTTTCTCAAAATCTCCGTGTCTGGTGGGGTGATGACTTCCGTGTCGGCTGGACTGACAACAGCTGTATCGCTGCCTCTTGCCGTACCAACGTCCCATCTCAGTTTGTCAAGCGAGAGACTGTTCTCTCTGCCCTTCGACAAGGTGTCTACCAGTGGACACCTCATGAGCTCAAGCGTCTAGAAGACAGTCTGGTTTAG
- a CDS encoding gelsolin produces the protein MAPNQGLVHPKEYDIKDSNVELIGSDIDHQVKYNSALTEPAWKDGKVGVEPGLFIWRIEQFEVIPWPKEKYGQFYDGDSFIVLFSELIGSNDGTEKLVHDIFFWLGKHTSQDEAGTAAYKTVELDEFLKGSATQHREIQEAPSDDFLALFPRISIRSGGIESGFRHVEEEEEPKQTLTLLRVFKNPAAGANGVVVHEVEPTWTSLDDTDVFVLDVGDKIWLWQGKDCSPMEKAKAAQIVHDMTVAKHSEVEVIAQTESRSRRIVDLLGGDDETPREGFHCKKPFTPRTADKASKKLFRLSDASGQLSFGLVKEAERILHDDLESDDVFLLDDGGRAIWVWQGSGSSAAEKKSWFKVTQAYVRHLQAESGHEDAYLTPVAKVVEGGESRAFTRALAA, from the coding sequence ATGGCACCAAATCAAGGCCTCGTTCATCCAAAGGAATACGATATCAAGGATAGCAACGTCGAGCTGATCGGGTCCGATATTGACCATCAAGTCAAGTACAATTCGGCGCTTACGGAGCCAGCTTGGAAGGATGGCAAAGTTGGCGTCGAGCCTGGGCTATTTATCTGGCGCATTGAGCAATTCGAGGTCATTCCTTGGCCAAAGGAAAAGTACGGCCAGTTCTATGATGGCGATAGCTTTATCGTACTCTTCTCGGAACTGATTGGCAGTAATGATGGTACCGAGAAGCTCGTTCACGACATCTTCTTTTGGCTGGGAAAGCATACGTCACAGGATGAAGCAGGTACCGCGGCGTACAAGACCGTCGAATTGGATGAGTTCCTCAAAGGCTCGGCAACCCAACATCGAGAAATTCAAGAAGCGCCTTCAGATGACTTTCTAGCACTGTTCCCACGAATCTCTATTCGGTCTGGCGGAATTGAGTCTGGGTTCAGACAcgtagaagaagaagaggaaccAAAGCAGACGCTCACCTTGCTGCGTGTGTTTAAGAACCCAGCCGCTGGCGCCAATGGAGTTGTAGTTCACGAAGTCGAGCCCACCTGGACAAGCCTAGACGACACGGATGTCTTTGTGCTGGATGTTGGCGACAAGATCTGGTTATGGCAGGGCAAGGATTGCAGTCCAAtggagaaggccaaggcagCTCAGATCGTACACGACATGACTGTCGCAAAACACTCAGAAGTCGAAGTTATTGCACAGACTGAGTCCCGCTCACGACGAATTGTCGATCTTCTCGGCGGCGATGACGAAACACCGCGCGAAGGCTTCCACTGCAAGAAACCCTTTACTCCTCGCACCGCTGACAAAGCGTCCAAGAAGCTGTTCAGACTCAGCGACGCATCAGGACAGCTCTCTTTTGGTCTTGTCAAGGAAGCCGAGCGGATATTGCATGATGACCTGGAGAGCGACGATGTTTTCTtgcttgatgatggcggAAGAGCTATTTGGGTCTGGCAGGGAAGCGGATCGAGCGccgctgagaagaagagctggtTCAAGGTTACGCAGGCATATGTGCGGCATTTACAGGCAGAGAGTGGACATGAAGATGCATATCTTACGCCTGTGGCTAAGGTTGTTGAAGGTGGCGAGAGTCGGGCCTTTACGAGAGCTCTTGCTGCATGA